In Neosynechococcus sphagnicola sy1, one DNA window encodes the following:
- a CDS encoding alpha/beta fold hydrolase produces MVAIAEYKVQVGSLQWFYREVIPETPNGRSPVLLLHGLPSQSYSWREILPELGKQGFRAIAPDWIGFGYSDWPEPQDFAYTPEAFIEALTAFLGVLELSRFSLVVQGFLGSVGLQYGLRHPDQIERLVILNTPITPTAKLPWKIKQLGLPLIGDMLTQDPLLVDRTLEGGGPYQVQNAALDVYRRPFLTSSSAGRALLATVRHLQLATAMAEITAGFTHWQQPTLLVWGLQDPWLPLSMAQQVASGLAGGEIVTLDQVGHYPQEDWPEQVHGALIPFLRRANF; encoded by the coding sequence ATGGTGGCGATCGCCGAATATAAGGTTCAAGTGGGCAGTCTACAGTGGTTTTACCGGGAGGTGATCCCAGAAACCCCCAATGGGCGATCCCCCGTACTGTTGTTGCACGGGTTACCCTCCCAGAGCTACAGTTGGCGGGAGATCTTGCCGGAGTTAGGCAAACAGGGATTTCGGGCGATCGCTCCTGACTGGATTGGCTTTGGCTACTCCGACTGGCCGGAACCCCAAGACTTTGCCTACACCCCCGAAGCATTTATTGAGGCATTGACTGCGTTTCTAGGGGTGCTGGAACTCTCGCGGTTTTCCCTCGTGGTTCAAGGCTTTCTGGGATCTGTCGGGCTCCAGTATGGACTGCGCCATCCTGACCAGATTGAGCGGTTAGTCATCCTGAATACCCCCATTACCCCCACCGCAAAATTGCCCTGGAAAATTAAACAACTGGGGCTGCCACTGATCGGGGACATGCTCACCCAAGATCCCCTGCTAGTGGATCGCACCCTGGAAGGGGGGGGGCCTTATCAGGTGCAAAATGCCGCCCTAGATGTTTATCGTCGGCCTTTTCTGACCAGTTCCTCGGCAGGACGTGCCTTACTGGCAACGGTGCGGCACTTACAATTAGCGACCGCGATGGCTGAAATTACTGCGGGGTTTACTCACTGGCAACAACCCACCTTGTTGGTGTGGGGGCTGCAAGATCCGTGGCTGCCGCTCAGTATGGCTCAACAGGTTGCCAGTGGGTTGGCTGGGGGTGAAATCGTGACCCTGGATCAGGTGGGGCATTACCCTCAGGAAGATTGGCCGGAACAGGTTCATGGGGCATTAATCCCTTTTCTCCGTCGCGCTAATTTCTAA